A window from Alkalicoccobacillus plakortidis encodes these proteins:
- a CDS encoding phage portal protein, with product MSQPKVNARVVKADTGESASSKQIHPDTFGDHYGELILEPPINMQELKDIAEYSTILQQCIDAYKTNIVGFGFHPEYTFDFNAKSVEQPQKTQAESEWVRLEEFVKYFSLDEGPETVFGYMIEDREKTGNGYLEVIRNGSDEPDELSYMDALYTRVCKKTEPVDVETLITRNGNPEKVTRRRTFRRYAQRISNKTIYFKEYGDPRIMDSRTGEFGDNVPDTYLANEVIHFKIGSAAYGKPRWLGHLLNAYGARKAEELNYMYFKNGRHMPAAIMVQNGMLSEESYTQMESYLKDMQGIEQAHKFLLLEVQGMETENDTGEEKLSNVKIDIKSLAEMVQQDALFLEYDATHRSKMRSAFRLPPLYTGEADEYNKATADTARKITEEQVFQPERSTIAGKMNTLILPDLEMNLVRLTMRGPDFRDPLEIAKVLTPFVNAQATSPNDLRDTLGKVLGKTLEEWPEEIFNRPMNKTSSAADPFNILKSKEPGHQVQLVTILKDLRDILVDKKDV from the coding sequence ATGAGTCAACCGAAAGTAAATGCAAGAGTTGTCAAAGCTGATACAGGTGAAAGTGCATCTAGTAAACAAATCCATCCTGACACATTCGGCGATCATTATGGTGAATTAATTCTTGAACCCCCTATAAATATGCAGGAGCTCAAGGACATTGCAGAATACTCTACGATTCTTCAGCAATGTATTGATGCCTACAAAACCAATATAGTGGGCTTTGGTTTCCATCCTGAATATACGTTTGATTTCAATGCTAAATCTGTTGAACAACCACAAAAGACGCAAGCTGAATCAGAATGGGTTAGGTTAGAGGAATTTGTGAAGTACTTCAGCTTAGATGAAGGACCTGAAACGGTCTTTGGCTATATGATTGAGGATCGCGAAAAAACAGGGAATGGATACCTTGAAGTCATTAGAAATGGCAGTGATGAGCCTGATGAGCTGAGCTATATGGACGCTCTTTACACGAGAGTTTGCAAAAAGACTGAACCAGTAGATGTTGAAACATTGATCACACGTAACGGAAATCCTGAAAAAGTAACAAGGCGACGTACATTTCGTCGCTATGCTCAGAGGATCAGTAATAAAACCATCTATTTTAAAGAATATGGTGATCCTCGAATCATGGATAGTCGCACCGGTGAGTTTGGAGACAATGTACCTGATACCTACCTAGCTAATGAAGTTATTCATTTTAAGATTGGGAGTGCAGCATACGGTAAACCCCGTTGGCTAGGACATTTATTAAATGCATATGGAGCAAGAAAAGCAGAAGAGTTGAACTATATGTATTTCAAAAATGGCCGTCATATGCCTGCAGCCATCATGGTTCAAAACGGAATGCTTTCTGAAGAATCGTATACACAAATGGAGAGTTATCTCAAAGATATGCAGGGCATTGAACAAGCACATAAATTTCTATTGCTTGAGGTTCAAGGGATGGAGACGGAGAATGACACGGGTGAAGAGAAACTATCAAATGTGAAAATTGACATTAAGAGTCTTGCTGAAATGGTGCAACAAGATGCTTTATTTCTTGAATACGATGCTACTCACCGTAGTAAGATGCGAAGTGCTTTCAGGCTTCCACCTTTATATACAGGTGAAGCGGATGAATATAACAAGGCTACAGCTGATACAGCTCGTAAAATCACTGAGGAACAAGTATTTCAGCCTGAGCGTTCTACCATTGCAGGAAAGATGAACACCTTGATTCTTCCGGATCTTGAAATGAACCTTGTACGATTAACGATGAGGGGACCTGATTTTAGGGACCCACTTGAAATAGCTAAGGTACTTACTCCGTTTGTAAATGCACAGGCTACTTCGCCAAATGATTTAAGAGATACCTTGGGCAAGGTACTTGGCAAGACGCTTGAAGAATGGCCAGAAGAAATATTCAATCGACCGATGAACAAGACCTCATCAGCTGCTGATCCGTTTAACATTCTTAAATCCAAAGAACCTGGTCATCAAGTTCAACTGGTGACCATCTTAAAAGATTTGAGAGATATTTTGGTGGATAAGAAAGATGTCTAA
- a CDS encoding phage minor head protein, with protein MSKVDELIHSINSFIRKEADGENSLIDTLPDFEGKEKVEDMVENFETIIARLLRKQRKFILDSVKAFIAKDDAEVLENLLTYLREQIFIEDSFATELSQEAVEFFNLSVTDFASVIMGTIDQDIPLEVLSNRTVTWIEEWSEQLGELMKNTAHEAVEKILVNGISEGHGIAKIELELSKLPQFSRERARATAITEVLTASSVAQQESYSQSPAVTGKRWKHSGAKYSKPRENHMMLDGTVVGVDDYFVIPDSNELAQYPRDVSLSPKERINCHCTSGPEVDQAILGLSKEEKEEIRRQALADLGVI; from the coding sequence ATGTCTAAAGTTGATGAGCTTATTCACAGTATCAACAGCTTTATACGCAAAGAAGCTGATGGTGAGAATTCTCTTATTGATACGCTTCCTGATTTTGAAGGCAAAGAAAAAGTTGAAGATATGGTTGAAAACTTTGAAACCATTATTGCCCGGCTTCTTAGGAAACAACGTAAGTTTATTTTGGATAGTGTTAAGGCCTTTATTGCTAAAGACGATGCCGAAGTATTGGAGAACCTACTTACTTACTTGAGGGAACAGATATTCATAGAGGATTCATTCGCTACGGAATTGAGTCAAGAAGCAGTTGAATTCTTTAATCTATCGGTAACTGATTTTGCTTCAGTCATCATGGGTACAATTGATCAAGATATTCCGCTTGAGGTGCTTTCCAATCGAACGGTCACATGGATTGAAGAGTGGTCAGAACAACTGGGAGAGCTTATGAAGAATACGGCTCATGAAGCGGTTGAGAAGATACTTGTTAATGGAATCAGTGAGGGTCATGGCATTGCAAAGATAGAACTTGAATTATCTAAACTTCCTCAGTTCTCCAGAGAACGGGCTAGAGCGACGGCTATTACAGAAGTGCTAACTGCTTCCTCTGTGGCTCAACAGGAAAGCTATAGTCAATCTCCTGCAGTAACAGGTAAGCGATGGAAACATAGCGGTGCTAAGTACAGCAAGCCACGTGAGAATCATATGATGCTTGATGGAACGGTCGTTGGTGTTGATGATTATTTTGTTATCCCTGACAGTAACGAGCTTGCCCAGTATCCAAGAGATGTGAGCTTAAGCCCTAAAGAGAGAATAAACTGTCATTGCACGTCTGGTCCTGAAGTGGATCAGGCTATTTTGGGTTTAAGCAAAGAAGAAAAAGAAGAAATAAGACGTCAGGCTCTTGCTGATCTTGGTGTCATTTAA
- a CDS encoding XkdF-like putative serine protease domain-containing protein has protein sequence MARELTNAQITHVSLVNKGANGKKFAIMKSDKQPDFNKEVKIVKSNEEQQLVTGVVYEPDVLDAHEDYMTATEIEKAAHQFLSDYRNIDKQHDFASSVGEVVESWIAKTDMKLGDDDITAGTWVMTVKVSDADSLESIKNGDVTGFSMVGLAETIEKSEDASSTIDKTEKGLMQVIKNFFLGEPIQKGIVRENYKRNQKSRNLWAAWDALDSEYYDSRWENRTADVTDFARLKEAATDFLELVSEIETQADVQKALNEKPNKEEDDLKPEDITAAVEKAVKPLNDRIDAFEKQQEQEGPNEPEGGDDNPNEELADTVMKAVEKAIEPVSERLTKLEKARGISKQDDTDGDGQQEQIKKSVWDNLL, from the coding sequence ATGGCTAGAGAGTTAACGAATGCACAAATTACGCATGTTTCCCTAGTGAACAAGGGAGCGAATGGAAAGAAGTTTGCCATCATGAAGTCAGACAAGCAACCTGATTTCAATAAAGAGGTTAAGATCGTTAAGTCCAATGAGGAACAGCAACTGGTCACTGGTGTTGTCTATGAACCGGATGTGCTTGATGCTCACGAGGATTACATGACGGCAACGGAGATTGAAAAAGCAGCTCATCAATTCCTTTCTGATTACCGCAACATTGATAAGCAGCATGATTTTGCTTCTAGCGTTGGTGAAGTCGTCGAGTCTTGGATTGCTAAGACTGATATGAAGCTTGGTGATGACGATATCACAGCTGGTACGTGGGTGATGACGGTCAAAGTCTCTGACGCTGATAGCTTGGAATCTATTAAAAATGGTGATGTCACAGGATTTAGCATGGTTGGTCTAGCGGAAACCATTGAAAAGAGCGAGGATGCATCTTCAACCATCGATAAAACTGAAAAAGGTCTCATGCAAGTTATTAAAAATTTCTTTCTTGGAGAACCGATCCAAAAAGGAATTGTGCGTGAAAACTACAAGCGGAATCAGAAAAGTCGTAACTTGTGGGCTGCATGGGACGCTTTAGATAGTGAGTATTATGATTCTCGTTGGGAGAACAGAACGGCAGATGTAACTGATTTTGCAAGGTTAAAAGAAGCGGCAACAGATTTTCTTGAGCTTGTTAGTGAGATTGAGACACAAGCTGACGTGCAGAAAGCACTAAATGAAAAACCTAATAAGGAGGAAGACGATTTGAAACCAGAAGATATTACAGCAGCGGTTGAGAAGGCAGTTAAGCCTTTAAATGATCGTATTGATGCATTTGAGAAGCAACAGGAGCAAGAAGGCCCTAATGAGCCAGAGGGTGGGGATGATAATCCTAACGAAGAGCTTGCAGATACAGTAATGAAAGCTGTTGAAAAAGCCATCGAGCCTGTTTCTGAACGTCTCACCAAGCTTGAAAAAGCACGTGGCATCTCTAAGCAAGATGATACAGACGGAGATGGCCAACAAGAACAAATCAAAAAATCAGTATGGGATAACTTACTTTAA
- a CDS encoding phage major capsid protein, which produces MSNQQIIEKATMTLASLQTGGLMNPTQASKFIRMLQETPTILKDSRVIPMDHDTQKIEKIGFGQRILRPGQEDVALTKEQRAVPTTSTVNLNAKEVIAEINITYDTLENNIEGQSLKDTLMQQIVERAAVDIEELLVNGDKDSNDPFLAQINGMRKNTKSHIVDAELQPISRGLFKRGYKAIPAKYIRVPQDYRFYTSPGNQIEWMDSVADRQTGLGDSAVQGGRSSAFGVPVTGIANMQPYEHSDGETDVSEIILTHPKNIITGFSRNIRIEVDKDIRARKFIIVLTAKLDSVYEEEDAVSKIINVKEM; this is translated from the coding sequence ATGAGTAATCAACAAATCATTGAGAAGGCAACAATGACACTGGCTTCTCTCCAAACGGGTGGACTTATGAATCCAACCCAAGCAAGTAAATTTATTAGAATGCTTCAAGAAACACCAACCATTTTAAAAGATTCTCGGGTTATTCCAATGGACCATGATACACAAAAGATTGAGAAGATCGGTTTTGGTCAACGAATCCTTCGCCCTGGTCAGGAAGATGTAGCATTGACCAAAGAACAAAGAGCTGTACCGACAACGAGTACAGTTAATCTAAATGCAAAAGAAGTCATTGCTGAAATCAATATCACTTATGACACGCTTGAAAACAATATCGAAGGTCAAAGCTTAAAAGATACTCTCATGCAACAAATTGTAGAACGTGCTGCGGTTGATATTGAAGAATTACTGGTTAATGGGGATAAGGACTCGAATGACCCATTCCTTGCTCAGATCAACGGTATGCGTAAGAATACAAAGTCGCACATTGTAGATGCAGAATTACAGCCAATTAGCCGTGGGTTATTCAAGCGTGGTTATAAAGCCATTCCTGCTAAATACATTCGTGTACCACAAGACTATCGTTTCTATACTTCACCAGGTAACCAAATTGAATGGATGGATAGTGTTGCTGATCGTCAAACAGGTCTAGGAGATTCTGCTGTTCAAGGTGGTCGTTCTTCTGCATTTGGTGTGCCGGTTACAGGTATTGCGAATATGCAGCCTTACGAGCATAGCGATGGTGAGACTGATGTATCAGAGATCATCTTGACTCATCCTAAAAACATCATCACTGGTTTCTCTCGTAACATTCGTATTGAAGTCGACAAGGACATTCGCGCTCGTAAGTTCATCATCGTTCTAACTGCTAAGCTAGACAGTGTTTACGAGGAAGAGGATGCTGTTTCTAAAATCATTAACGTGAAGGAGATGTAA
- a CDS encoding YqbF domain-containing protein → MYKVTLKPKKGKSYDVGGTIFKAAVPRTVSEKLGEYLKNNDSFEVVQQLGESEDDFVNHEVIEPEEQEKLAKIYSEKELEKLSKSEQEDIIFMLAGDASTVKNGPERIALILQLQEEVTKPEGE, encoded by the coding sequence ATGTACAAAGTCACGTTAAAGCCTAAAAAAGGGAAGTCCTATGACGTTGGAGGGACGATTTTTAAAGCAGCCGTTCCTCGCACGGTGTCAGAAAAACTAGGTGAGTACCTTAAGAATAATGATTCATTTGAGGTTGTTCAGCAGCTGGGTGAATCTGAGGACGATTTCGTTAATCATGAGGTTATTGAACCTGAGGAGCAAGAGAAGCTAGCTAAGATTTATTCTGAGAAAGAGCTCGAGAAATTAAGCAAAAGCGAGCAAGAGGATATAATTTTTATGCTTGCCGGTGATGCTTCTACTGTTAAAAACGGACCAGAGCGAATTGCTCTTATCTTGCAACTGCAGGAGGAAGTCACAAAACCGGAGGGAGAATAA
- the yqbG gene encoding protein YqbG translates to MLITPSDVKAYTTFKKVKNRPEPQLEMDILEATTEAERYVGHDFSDTDIYDPLPTKVRLALLKLAQFYALINSDESIAKGYKSEKFENYSYTLADGESVRKPDVSVLLRDYVVLPVPKETGNVKMRMRPL, encoded by the coding sequence ATGCTGATTACTCCAAGCGATGTGAAAGCATACACTACTTTCAAAAAAGTAAAGAATCGTCCTGAACCTCAATTAGAGATGGACATCTTAGAAGCGACAACTGAAGCGGAGCGATATGTTGGTCATGACTTTAGTGATACTGACATATATGATCCGCTTCCAACTAAGGTCAGACTAGCTCTCCTGAAGCTGGCTCAATTTTATGCCTTGATCAATTCAGATGAATCTATAGCAAAAGGATATAAATCCGAGAAATTCGAGAATTATTCATACACTCTTGCTGATGGTGAATCTGTTCGTAAGCCTGATGTATCCGTTCTGCTTAGAGATTATGTTGTGTTACCTGTTCCTAAAGAGACAGGCAACGTCAAGATGAGGATGAGACCTTTATGA
- a CDS encoding DUF3599 family protein, whose product MSFEDMLNDECDIYRLESTSSGSMYNVPSHHNQVKHGYPAKPIAEAIPCHFEEQNQNIVQGDPANAFSQVMRITFLSDADIQMHDAVEWEGTRYILQKPKNVRDHHQIVIGIRSENL is encoded by the coding sequence ATGAGTTTTGAGGATATGTTGAACGATGAGTGTGATATTTACCGTTTAGAGTCAACTAGCTCAGGTTCCATGTATAATGTGCCTTCTCATCATAATCAAGTGAAGCATGGCTATCCGGCTAAGCCAATTGCGGAGGCGATCCCTTGTCACTTTGAAGAACAGAATCAAAACATTGTTCAAGGCGACCCTGCCAATGCGTTCTCACAGGTTATGCGGATAACGTTTCTCTCAGATGCGGATATCCAGATGCATGATGCGGTTGAATGGGAAGGGACAAGGTACATTCTACAAAAGCCTAAGAATGTTCGTGACCATCACCAAATTGTTATTGGCATAAGGAGTGAAAACCTTTGA
- a CDS encoding HK97 gp10 family phage protein, with translation MRFEGLDQLRKQLSDATKTGSGSLRNEMALWLEGIGMDFIDVVQDEIIRTRTVDTSRLLNSFGKGDGDNVWNLTKGSLTLEIGSNVEYASFVNDGHFTVDLKSGKDRRWVPGRWKGSRFEYDPTSKEGMLLKVKWVDGSNYWDNAKFIYERMFEKDLEIKLNQWMNTKFT, from the coding sequence TTGAGATTTGAGGGGTTAGATCAATTGCGTAAGCAACTAAGCGATGCAACCAAAACAGGTAGCGGAAGCTTAAGAAACGAAATGGCACTATGGCTTGAGGGGATCGGAATGGATTTCATTGATGTTGTTCAAGATGAAATCATCCGAACTCGTACCGTAGATACAAGCAGACTCCTTAATTCCTTTGGTAAAGGGGATGGAGACAATGTTTGGAATTTAACAAAGGGCTCTCTTACATTAGAGATAGGATCGAACGTCGAATATGCTTCTTTTGTTAATGATGGTCACTTTACCGTTGATCTGAAGAGTGGCAAAGATCGTCGTTGGGTACCAGGACGATGGAAGGGAAGCCGCTTTGAGTATGACCCTACTTCTAAAGAGGGCATGTTGTTAAAAGTGAAATGGGTTGATGGCTCAAACTACTGGGATAATGCTAAGTTTATCTATGAGCGAATGTTTGAAAAAGATTTAGAGATAAAGCTGAACCAGTGGATGAATACAAAATTTACATGA
- a CDS encoding phage portal protein, which yields MSEIKIHPEVASIGSYLYQLHSVSVFWQESKEGFGEKALYVQQPTTFDAPDTLTSFKKSYNLSVKVFDVDSSTAFYHAERLADEVRMKRGIIPLITPEGDETGDYVRINRIEARKSEIGAAILQLTWDSRYLYERAEYVALEDVQFISEVRE from the coding sequence ATGAGTGAAATTAAAATTCACCCTGAAGTTGCCTCGATTGGCAGCTACTTATACCAGCTGCATTCAGTAAGTGTATTTTGGCAGGAAAGCAAAGAAGGATTCGGTGAGAAAGCACTATATGTTCAACAACCAACCACCTTTGATGCGCCAGATACGCTTACTTCATTTAAAAAATCATACAATCTCAGTGTAAAAGTGTTTGACGTGGATTCTAGCACAGCATTTTACCATGCTGAACGCCTTGCTGATGAGGTTCGTATGAAAAGGGGTATTATTCCCCTAATCACTCCTGAGGGCGATGAAACGGGCGATTATGTGAGAATTAACCGTATAGAAGCCCGTAAGTCTGAGATAGGTGCAGCCATCCTTCAACTCACTTGGGATAGCCGCTACTTGTATGAGCGTGCTGAGTATGTGGCGTTAGAGGATGTTCAGTTTATAAGTGAGGTGAGAGAATGA